One window from the genome of Mustela lutreola isolate mMusLut2 chromosome 11, mMusLut2.pri, whole genome shotgun sequence encodes:
- the TMEM119 gene encoding transmembrane protein 119 isoform X2 — protein MVSAAVPRLVVSLLLLLRALPMVAYSATLQAAYLEDTGGSGEAEGSSASSPSLPPPRTPALSPTSLGPPPTPLAGPKPPTNFLDGIVDFFRQYVMLIAVVGSLVFLLMFIVCAALITRQKHKASAYYPSSFPKKKYVDQSDRAGGPRAFSEVPDRAPDGRPEEALDSSQQLQADILAATQNLKSPARAALGGRDGARMESKSEGGESGGREADQEAQGRGSPAAEEKPKPEGQEEPSPVVEEGVWEAGQGQATE, from the exons ATGGTGTCGGCGGCAGTGCCCAGGCTGGTGGTCTCTCTGTTGCTGCTCCTCAGGGCGCTGCCCATGGTGGCCTACTCTGCAACCCTGCAAGCCGCCTATCTGGAGGACACAGGGGGCAGCGGGGAGGCCGAGGGCTCGTCGGCCTCGTCCCCAAGCCTCCCACCGCCCCGGACGCCGGCCCTCAGCCCCACGTCGCTGGGGCCCCCGCCCACGCCCCTGGCAGGCCCCAAGCCCCCCACCAACTTCCTGGATGGCATCGTGGACTTCTTCCGCCAGTATGTGATGCTCATCGCCGTGGTGGGCTCCCTGGTGTTCCTGCTCATGTTCATTGTCTGCGCCGCGCTCATCACCCGCCAGAAGCACAAGGCTTCGGCCTACTACCCCTCGTCTTTCCCCAAGAAGAAGTATGTGGACCAGAGTGACCGGGCCGGTGGCCCGCGGGCCTTCAGTGAGGTCCCCGACCGGGCTCCCGATGGCCGGCCCGAGGAGGCTCTGGATTCATCCCAGCAGCTCCAGGCTGACATCCTCGCTGCCACCCAGAACCTCAAGTCCCCCGCCAGAGCGGCGCTGGGGGGCAGAGACGGAGCCCGCATGGAGAGCAAGTCCGAGGGAGGGGAGAGCGGAGGCCGGGAGGCGGACCAGGAGGCCCAGGGACGTGGGAGCCCGGCAgcagaggagaaaccaaaaccggaggggcaggaggagccaAGCCCCGTGGTagaggaaggagtgtgggagGCCGGCCAAGGCCAAG ctacaGAGTAA
- the TMEM119 gene encoding transmembrane protein 119 isoform X1, producing the protein MVSAAVPRLVVSLLLLLRALPMVAYSATLQAAYLEDTGGSGEAEGSSASSPSLPPPRTPALSPTSLGPPPTPLAGPKPPTNFLDGIVDFFRQYVMLIAVVGSLVFLLMFIVCAALITRQKHKASAYYPSSFPKKKYVDQSDRAGGPRAFSEVPDRAPDGRPEEALDSSQQLQADILAATQNLKSPARAALGGRDGARMESKSEGGESGGREADQEAQGRGSPAAEEKPKPEGQEEPSPVVEEGVWEAGQGQGEPGEAPLLAKDARGAADPPESPCACSVVPKV; encoded by the coding sequence ATGGTGTCGGCGGCAGTGCCCAGGCTGGTGGTCTCTCTGTTGCTGCTCCTCAGGGCGCTGCCCATGGTGGCCTACTCTGCAACCCTGCAAGCCGCCTATCTGGAGGACACAGGGGGCAGCGGGGAGGCCGAGGGCTCGTCGGCCTCGTCCCCAAGCCTCCCACCGCCCCGGACGCCGGCCCTCAGCCCCACGTCGCTGGGGCCCCCGCCCACGCCCCTGGCAGGCCCCAAGCCCCCCACCAACTTCCTGGATGGCATCGTGGACTTCTTCCGCCAGTATGTGATGCTCATCGCCGTGGTGGGCTCCCTGGTGTTCCTGCTCATGTTCATTGTCTGCGCCGCGCTCATCACCCGCCAGAAGCACAAGGCTTCGGCCTACTACCCCTCGTCTTTCCCCAAGAAGAAGTATGTGGACCAGAGTGACCGGGCCGGTGGCCCGCGGGCCTTCAGTGAGGTCCCCGACCGGGCTCCCGATGGCCGGCCCGAGGAGGCTCTGGATTCATCCCAGCAGCTCCAGGCTGACATCCTCGCTGCCACCCAGAACCTCAAGTCCCCCGCCAGAGCGGCGCTGGGGGGCAGAGACGGAGCCCGCATGGAGAGCAAGTCCGAGGGAGGGGAGAGCGGAGGCCGGGAGGCGGACCAGGAGGCCCAGGGACGTGGGAGCCCGGCAgcagaggagaaaccaaaaccggaggggcaggaggagccaAGCCCCGTGGTagaggaaggagtgtgggagGCCGGCCAAGGCCAAGGTGAGCCCGGAGAGGCTCCTTTGTTAGCGAAGGATGCCAGGGGTGCCGCTGATCCCCCTGAGAGCCCCTGTGCTTGCAGTGTTGTCCCCAAGGTCTAA
- the ISCU gene encoding iron-sulfur cluster assembly enzyme ISCU, translating to MAAAGAGRLRRAASALLLRSPRLPARELSAPARLYHKKVVDHYENPRNVGSLDKTSKNVGTGLVGAPACGDVMKLQIQVDEKGKIVDARFKTFGCGSAIASSSLATEWVKGKTVEEALTIKNTDIAKELCLPPVKLHCSMLAEDAIKAALADYKLKQESTKGEAEKEKK from the exons ATGGCGGCGGCTGGAGCAGGCCGTCTGAGACGGGCGGCGTCGGCCCTGCTGCTGCGGAGTCCGCGCCTGCCTGCCCGGGAACTGTCGGCTCCGGCCCGGCTCTATCACAAGAAG GTTGTTGATCATTATGAAAATCCTAGAAATGTGGGATCCCTTGACAAGACTTCAAAAAATGTCGGAACTGGATTGGTGGGGGCGCCAGCATGTGGTGATGTAATGAAACTGCAG ATTCAAGTGGATGAAAAGGGGAAGATTGTGGATGCCAGGTTTAAAACATTTGGCTGTGGGTCTGCTATTGCCTCTAGCTCATTAGCCACTGAATGGGTAAAAGGGAAGACG GTGGAAGAAGCCTTGACGATTAAGAACACGGACATCGCCAAGGAGCTCTGTCTGCCCCCCGTGAAGCTGCACTGCTCCA TGCTGGCTGAAGACGCAATCAAGGCTGCCCTAGCAGATTACAAACTGAAACAAGAATCCacaaaaggagaggcagagaaggagaagaaatga